A region of Lepeophtheirus salmonis chromosome 13, UVic_Lsal_1.4, whole genome shotgun sequence DNA encodes the following proteins:
- the LOC121128056 gene encoding protein lifeguard 4, translating into MTATVPLMDDIEIGDDVDDGGSASIKDDFAYHNNVAGAPKKIRMGFLRKVYGLLAVQLCLTTVIASVCLFTPAVKVAVQENSWLVMVAFILSIGILLALHINRHKTPLNLILLAAFTVVEAYTVGVIVSFFDKLVVIEAFFITATVVVGLTIFTFNTSRDFTKWGSALFIGLWVLIIGGILNLFMGGTGFDLLLTIGGTILFSAFIVFDTQMIMTKVSPEEYISATINLYLDIINLFIEILKLVDRGN; encoded by the exons atgaCTGCTACAGTTCCGTTAATGGATGATATCGAAATCGGCGATGATGTCGATGATGGAGGATCAGCTTCTATCAAGGATGATTTTGCGTATCATAACAATGTTGCTGGAGCACCCAAAAAGATCCGAATGG GATTTTTAAGGAAGGTATATGGGCTTCTTGCTGTGCAACTATGTCTCACCACTGTGATTGCAAGCGTCTGTCTATTCACTCCTGCTGTCAAAGTGGCTGTTCAAGAAAACTCATGGCTTGTCATGGTAGCTTTTATCCTGAGCATTGGTATTCTTCTTGCTCTTCACATCAACAGACATAAAACACCACTCAATTTGATCCTTTTGGCTGCTTTC ACTGTGGTTGAAGCATATACGGTTGGTGTCATAGTGTCTTTCTTTGACAAATTGGTCGTcattgaagcttttttcatcaCCGCTACCGTCGTTGTTGGATTGACCATTTTTACATTCAATACGAGCAGGGATTTCACCAAATGGGGCTCTGC ACTCTTTATTGGACTTTGGGTTTTGATTATTGGAggaatacttaatttatttatgggaGGAACTGGCTTTGATCTTCTTCTGACCATTGGCGggactattttattttcag CATTTATTGTCTTTGACACTCAAATGATCATGACTAAAGTGTCTCCTGAGGAATATATTAGCGCTACCATCAACCTATACTTGGATATTATCAAtcttttcattgaaattttaaaattggtgGATAGAGGAAATTAA
- the LOC121127892 gene encoding vacuolar protein sorting-associated protein 37B: MMYGPHRQPDYPAAIAQLGSLSSEELEEYLNEEGDEKLDEFVKSLNQVKELYREKEMLLASNKSLAEYNLSQKPILESEYEALVTKRNEAVELAKNVKVVRSELDETSKKVQPDVLLSLLEAAYAEAEEFSEKLADGFLDGSEESLDDFLEKFQEARNLSHSRRVKVDKMKEIIAKESSMPSSRIPEPVGALPPPSIQIPYPHYSNWNASSCNPSVPPLSALPYPTQPTSMIYPFMPAYPPIP; encoded by the exons ATGATGTATGGACCACATCGTCAACCTGACTATCCAGCTGCCATTGCACAGCTTGGATCTCTTTCATCTGAAGAATTGGAGGAGTATTTAAATGAGGAGGGAGATGAAAAGTTGGATGAATTTGTGAAGTCACTGAACCAG GTCAAAGAACTTTATCGTGAAAAGGAAATGCTGTTAGCGAGTAACAAGAGCCTGGCGGAATATAATTTATCGCAAAAGCCCATCCTTGAGAGTGAATATGAGGCTCTTGTTACTAAAAGGAATGAGGCCGTGGAATTAGCCAAAAATGTCAAAGTTGTACGATCTGAACTTGATGAAACATCCAAAAAAGTCCAACCTGATGTCCTTTTGTCACTCCTTGAAGCTGCTTATGCTGAAGCAGAAGAATTCTCAGAAAAACTCGCGGATGGATTCTTGGACGGAAGTGAAGAAAGTTTAGATGATTTTCTGGAAAAGTTTCAG GAGGCAAGGAACCTCTCTCACAGTCGGAGAGTCAAAGttgataaaatgaaagaaatcatAGCTAAGGAATCTTCAATGCCTTCTTCAAGGATTCCAGAGCCAGTTGGAGCTCTACCCCCACCTTCCATTCAAATTCCTTATCCACATTATAGCAATTGGAACGCTTCAAGTTGTAACCCGTCTGTTCCACCGTTATCTGCACTTCCTTATCCTACACAGCCTACTTCAATGATATATCCATTTATGCCTGCATACCCACCTATTCCTTAA